In Palleronia sp. LCG004, a single window of DNA contains:
- a CDS encoding transketolase family protein, producing the protein MTVDSIKRKYEPRRVIPKAERQATSAMIASLDAEGYDTVAAPFGHALVEAAKKDERIVGLSADLSKYTDLHIFANEMPDRFYQMGMAEQVLFSAASGLAREGFIPFATTYAVFASRRAYDFIAMAIVEEMLPVKMICALPGLSTGYGPSHQATEDLAIFRGLPHLTIVDPCDADDVRGMVPQIAADPGPVYARLPRGKVPSVLTRHKPDYKFELGRAQMIREGRDVLVVSTGFMTMRALDAAEVLARDGIDVAVLHTPTIKPLDTETILAEARKGGRLVVTAENHTIMGGLGEAVARELLTAGVHPTFRSIALPDRFLEAGALPTLHDMYGISKDKVVDRIRGWV; encoded by the coding sequence ATGACCGTCGATTCCATCAAGCGCAAGTACGAGCCGCGCCGCGTCATTCCCAAGGCGGAACGTCAGGCGACCTCGGCCATGATCGCCTCGCTCGACGCCGAGGGCTACGACACCGTCGCGGCGCCCTTCGGCCACGCGCTGGTCGAGGCGGCGAAAAAGGACGAACGCATCGTCGGCCTCTCGGCGGACCTTTCGAAATATACCGACCTGCACATCTTCGCGAACGAGATGCCCGACCGCTTTTACCAGATGGGCATGGCCGAACAGGTGCTCTTCTCGGCGGCGTCCGGGCTCGCGCGCGAGGGATTCATCCCCTTCGCCACGACCTATGCCGTCTTCGCCTCGCGCCGGGCCTACGATTTCATCGCCATGGCCATCGTCGAGGAGATGCTGCCGGTCAAGATGATCTGCGCGCTTCCGGGGCTCAGCACGGGCTACGGTCCCAGCCATCAGGCGACCGAGGATCTCGCCATCTTCCGCGGTCTGCCGCATCTGACGATCGTCGATCCGTGCGACGCCGACGACGTGCGGGGCATGGTGCCCCAGATCGCCGCCGATCCGGGCCCCGTCTATGCCCGCCTGCCGCGCGGCAAGGTCCCCTCGGTGCTGACGCGCCACAAGCCCGATTACAAATTCGAGCTCGGGCGCGCGCAGATGATCCGCGAGGGCCGAGACGTGCTGGTCGTCTCGACCGGTTTCATGACGATGCGCGCGCTCGACGCGGCCGAGGTGCTGGCCCGCGACGGCATCGACGTGGCCGTGCTGCACACGCCGACGATCAAGCCGCTCGATACCGAAACGATCCTTGCCGAGGCGCGCAAGGGCGGGCGGCTCGTCGTGACGGCCGAGAACCACACCATCATGGGGGGCCTGGGCGAGGCCGTCGCGCGCGAGCTGCTGACGGCGGGCGTGCACCCGACCTTCCGCTCCATCGCGCTGCCCGACCGGTTCCTCGAGGCGGGCGCGCTGCCGACGCTGCACGACATGTACGGGATCTCGAAGGACAAGGTCGTGGACCGGATCCGCGGCTGGGTATGA
- a CDS encoding SDR family NAD(P)-dependent oxidoreductase has translation MALLDGKFAILTGAASARGLGRATAAMFAEHGATVAILDLDAASAEAAAAELGGDHVGLACDVTDKAACERVAADLAGRWGRIDILVNNAGITEPLRIMDVEPANYDAVLDVNLRGTLYMTQAVLPGMRAAGTGSIVNISSVSAQRGGGIFGGPHYAAAKAGILGLTKAVAREVAPDGVRVNAICPGFIATDITAGKLSDAQKAQVLAAIPVGRAGEARDVAGCALFLASDLSAYCTGTELDVNGGSHIH, from the coding sequence ATGGCACTTCTCGATGGAAAATTCGCGATCTTGACGGGGGCCGCCTCGGCGAGGGGGCTCGGCCGCGCGACGGCCGCGATGTTCGCGGAACACGGGGCGACGGTCGCGATCCTCGATCTCGATGCGGCATCGGCCGAGGCCGCGGCGGCCGAACTCGGGGGCGATCACGTGGGTCTCGCCTGCGACGTCACCGACAAGGCCGCCTGCGAGCGCGTGGCCGCCGATCTGGCCGGGCGCTGGGGCCGGATCGACATCCTCGTCAACAATGCGGGCATCACCGAACCGCTCAGGATCATGGACGTGGAGCCCGCGAATTACGACGCGGTGCTCGACGTGAACCTGCGCGGCACGCTCTACATGACGCAGGCGGTCCTTCCGGGCATGCGCGCGGCGGGGACGGGCAGCATCGTCAACATCTCGTCCGTCTCGGCGCAGCGGGGCGGCGGCATCTTCGGCGGGCCGCATTACGCGGCCGCCAAGGCGGGGATCCTCGGTCTCACCAAGGCCGTCGCGCGCGAGGTGGCCCCCGACGGGGTGCGCGTCAACGCGATCTGTCCGGGCTTCATCGCGACCGACATCACCGCGGGCAAGCTCTCGGACGCGCAGAAAGCCCAGGTGCTGGCGGCCATTCCCGTCGGCCGCGCGGGCGAGGCACGCGACGTGGCGGGCTGCGCGCTCTTCCTCGCCTCGGACCTCTCGGCCTATTGCACGGGAACCGAGCTCGACGTGAACGGCGGCTCGCACATCCACTGA
- a CDS encoding iron-sulfur cluster-binding domain-containing protein, which translates to MTQADLAAWGARRRRRFPPDRWGTLVCRAAWDEVPGVRTFLLTPEDGSRIEHDPGQFMTFRIDAPDGRIERCYTIASSAARDAGIEITVKRQAGHGSNILHDTLAVGGTIEGYGPSGSFGPAKWGDGAYALIAAGSGVTPMLSILRTAADRGIDLDAVLIQAAPTPEDMIAADEIAALRRRLPRLVVTQVPTRGPGAMRPDEGMLMRILPDFAERTVLCCGPVEFMAMVRTAAREAGVPEDRYGEESFDFSAAETEWVATDETPVRTVTFAKSGRTFDCPETSTILGAVKAAGLPLPSSCSRGMCGTCKTFKHSGEVRMAHDGGIRQREIDRGFILPCVSRPLSDIVLDC; encoded by the coding sequence ATGACGCAGGCCGACCTCGCCGCCTGGGGCGCGCGGCGTCGCCGCCGCTTTCCCCCCGACCGCTGGGGCACGCTCGTCTGCCGCGCCGCCTGGGACGAGGTTCCGGGCGTGCGCACCTTCCTGCTGACCCCCGAGGATGGCAGCCGGATCGAACATGATCCGGGCCAGTTCATGACCTTCCGCATCGACGCGCCGGACGGCCGGATCGAGCGGTGCTATACCATCGCGTCCTCCGCCGCGCGGGATGCGGGGATCGAGATCACGGTCAAGCGGCAGGCGGGCCACGGCTCGAACATCCTGCACGACACGCTCGCCGTCGGCGGCACGATCGAGGGCTACGGGCCCTCGGGCAGCTTCGGACCGGCCAAATGGGGCGACGGGGCCTATGCGCTGATCGCGGCGGGAAGCGGCGTGACGCCGATGCTGTCGATCCTGCGGACGGCGGCCGACCGGGGGATCGACCTCGACGCGGTGCTGATCCAGGCGGCCCCCACGCCCGAGGACATGATCGCCGCGGACGAGATCGCGGCGCTCAGGCGGCGTCTGCCGCGGCTCGTCGTGACGCAGGTGCCCACGCGGGGGCCGGGCGCGATGCGGCCCGACGAGGGCATGCTCATGCGGATCCTGCCCGATTTCGCCGAGCGGACCGTGCTCTGCTGCGGGCCGGTGGAGTTCATGGCGATGGTGCGGACGGCCGCGCGCGAGGCGGGCGTGCCCGAGGACCGCTATGGCGAGGAGAGCTTCGATTTCTCGGCCGCCGAGACGGAATGGGTCGCCACCGACGAGACGCCCGTCAGGACCGTGACCTTCGCCAAGAGCGGCAGGACCTTCGACTGCCCAGAGACCTCGACCATCCTGGGCGCGGTGAAGGCGGCGGGGCTTCCCCTGCCCTCGTCCTGCTCGCGCGGCATGTGCGGGACCTGCAAGACGTTCAAGCATTCGGGCGAGGTGCGGATGGCCCATGACGGCGGCATCCGCCAGCGCGAGATCGACCGCGGCTTCATCCTGCCCTGCGTGAGCCGCCCGCTGAGCGACATCGTCCTCGATTGCTGA
- a CDS encoding aromatic ring-hydroxylating dioxygenase subunit alpha yields the protein MLDMLQARKHADVATLLSEYRPGYTLPAALYTGQEAFDADCDTIFARHWIAVGVSCDVPEPGDVISVDIGPSSIVILRDDDDAIRAFHNVCSHRGARLVPAGRSVVGKLVCPYHQWTYDLDGALALAPHMGVDFERDLHHLRPVALRDVGGILYACLSENPPEDIAELEKVMEPRLATYDLRNSKIAFEQDVIEEGNWKLVMENNRECYHCASNHPELSLSFHAADFGYDPEGMTDTEKAEANALLDAYARYGEHWKAEGLDYEAVEHTLDWPTNFRTQRLIIAGLGESQTPDTRAAVSLPLGQADKPWMGDVHLWGINSWNHVMSDHAVVFAAYPLGPDRTLVRTKWLVHRDAVEGEDYDLENLISVWSATNAEDAALVKIAHEGASSVGYRPGPYSRFTERQLSDFTQWYVDRMAAHGHRA from the coding sequence ATGCTCGATATGCTCCAAGCCCGCAAGCACGCGGATGTCGCCACGCTCCTTTCGGAATACCGGCCGGGATACACGCTTCCCGCGGCGCTCTATACCGGGCAGGAAGCCTTCGACGCCGATTGCGACACGATCTTCGCGCGGCACTGGATCGCGGTCGGCGTGTCGTGCGACGTGCCCGAGCCGGGCGACGTGATCTCGGTCGATATCGGGCCGTCGTCGATCGTCATCCTGCGCGACGACGACGACGCGATCCGCGCCTTCCACAACGTGTGCAGCCATCGCGGCGCGCGGCTGGTCCCGGCCGGACGCAGCGTGGTCGGCAAGCTGGTCTGCCCCTATCACCAATGGACCTACGACCTGGACGGCGCGCTCGCCCTCGCGCCGCATATGGGCGTCGATTTCGAGCGCGACCTGCACCACCTGCGTCCCGTGGCGCTGCGCGACGTGGGCGGCATTCTCTATGCCTGCCTGTCGGAGAACCCGCCCGAGGATATCGCGGAGCTCGAGAAGGTGATGGAGCCGCGGCTCGCCACCTACGACCTGCGCAACTCGAAGATCGCGTTCGAGCAGGACGTCATCGAGGAGGGCAACTGGAAGCTCGTGATGGAGAACAACCGCGAATGCTATCATTGCGCGTCGAACCACCCCGAGCTGAGCCTGTCCTTCCACGCCGCCGATTTCGGCTATGACCCCGAGGGCATGACCGATACCGAGAAGGCCGAGGCCAACGCGCTGCTCGATGCCTATGCGCGCTACGGCGAGCACTGGAAGGCCGAGGGGCTGGACTACGAGGCGGTCGAGCACACGCTGGACTGGCCCACGAATTTCCGCACCCAGCGGCTGATCATCGCGGGCCTGGGCGAAAGCCAGACGCCCGATACCCGCGCGGCGGTCAGCCTGCCGCTGGGACAGGCCGACAAGCCCTGGATGGGGGACGTGCATCTCTGGGGGATCAACTCCTGGAACCACGTGATGTCGGATCACGCGGTGGTCTTCGCGGCCTATCCGCTGGGGCCCGACCGGACGCTGGTGCGCACCAAGTGGCTGGTCCACCGCGACGCGGTCGAGGGCGAGGATTACGACCTCGAGAACCTGATCTCGGTCTGGTCGGCGACGAATGCCGAGGATGCGGCCCTCGTCAAGATCGCGCATGAGGGGGCCTCGTCGGTCGGCTATCGCCCGGGCCCGTATTCCAGGTTCACCGAGCGGCAGCTCAGCGACTTCACGCAATGGTATGTCGACCGCATGGCGGCGCATGGTCATCGCGCATGA
- a CDS encoding LysR substrate-binding domain-containing protein — protein sequence MHRLRRKIPSLSALISFEAAARCESFTRAADELGVSQAAVSRRIKTLEDEIGVALFTRANRHAYLTEEGARLYAAVIGAFDGLADAVEATQAPRVDLTVAVSVAFGHFRLLPALSAFRESAPSLGLRVISEDIWNAPRDRQIDVAVRYGRPPFAGMTVVGSLREAIVPVCAPDLARQLAGITFAELAGQGRAALIDSDAPEPSWLDWTRFLKRSGWSGPMASPRLRFSSYSDSVFAAINGQGVALGWTGLLERPLSDGRLEPLDLPALWPEERQYIVVPDHGRRTYNADVLIDWMEKTFRLSDGR from the coding sequence ATGCACCGACTGAGACGCAAGATTCCGTCGCTCTCCGCCCTGATCTCGTTCGAGGCCGCGGCGCGCTGCGAAAGCTTTACGCGCGCAGCCGACGAATTGGGCGTCTCGCAGGCCGCCGTCAGCCGGAGAATCAAGACGCTCGAGGACGAGATCGGCGTCGCGCTCTTCACCCGCGCCAACCGCCATGCCTATCTGACCGAGGAGGGCGCGCGCCTCTACGCCGCCGTGATCGGGGCCTTCGACGGGCTCGCCGATGCGGTCGAGGCGACGCAGGCCCCGCGCGTCGATCTGACCGTCGCCGTCTCCGTGGCCTTCGGTCATTTCCGACTGCTGCCCGCGCTGTCGGCCTTTCGCGAAAGCGCGCCGTCGCTGGGCCTCAGGGTCATTTCCGAGGATATCTGGAACGCACCGCGCGATCGCCAGATCGACGTCGCGGTCCGCTACGGGCGCCCCCCCTTCGCGGGCATGACCGTGGTGGGATCGCTGCGCGAGGCCATCGTGCCGGTCTGTGCGCCCGATCTGGCGCGCCAGCTTGCGGGCATCACCTTTGCCGAACTCGCCGGGCAGGGCCGCGCCGCGCTCATCGACAGCGATGCGCCCGAGCCGAGCTGGCTCGACTGGACGCGGTTCCTCAAGCGCAGCGGCTGGTCCGGTCCGATGGCCAGTCCGCGTCTCAGGTTCAGCAGCTATTCCGATTCCGTCTTCGCCGCGATCAACGGGCAGGGCGTGGCGCTGGGCTGGACCGGGCTTCTCGAACGGCCCCTGTCGGACGGCCGGCTCGAACCGCTGGACCTGCCCGCGCTCTGGCCGGAGGAGCGGCAATACATCGTCGTGCCCGATCACGGCCGGCGCACCTACAACGCGGACGTTCTGATCGACTGGATGGAAAAGACCTTCCGCCTCAGCGACGGGCGTTGA
- the betC gene encoding choline-sulfatase, giving the protein MEKPNILILMVDQLTGTLFPDGPAEWLHAPNLKRLAERSRRFRNCYTASPLCAPARASFMSGLLPSRTRVYDNAAEFASDIPTYAHHLRRAGWRTCLSGKMHFVGPDQLHGFEERLTTDIYPADFGWTPDYRKPGERIEWWYHNMGSVTGSGVAEITNQMEYDDDVAHCAKSWIYDAARGQDSRPWCLTASFTHPHDPYVARREFWDLYEDCDHLMPQVPEMPYEDHDPHSQRILDANDRGNFDVTPEDVRRSRRAYFANISYLDGKIGEILKVLDDTEQEAIVLFVSDHGDMLGERGLWYKMSFLEGSSRVPLMISAPGMEAGLDETPVSTIDVCATLCDLAGIDISELSPWTTGETLVPLGQGGSRDSPVAMEYAAEGSYAPLVALRQGRWKYTACALDPEQLFDLVDDPHELINLAARPEHAETLERFRRETSRRWTLDRFDAEVRESQARRWVTYEALRQGGYYPWDYQPLRVASERYMRNHMDLNVLEETKRFPRGA; this is encoded by the coding sequence GTGGAGAAGCCCAACATCCTCATCCTCATGGTCGATCAGTTGACGGGAACGCTGTTTCCCGACGGGCCGGCCGAGTGGCTGCACGCGCCCAATCTGAAACGGCTGGCCGAACGCTCGCGCAGGTTCCGCAACTGCTATACCGCCTCGCCGCTCTGCGCGCCGGCCCGCGCGTCGTTCATGTCGGGGCTGCTGCCCAGCCGGACGCGCGTCTACGACAACGCCGCCGAATTCGCCTCCGACATCCCGACCTACGCGCATCACCTGCGCAGGGCGGGCTGGCGGACCTGCCTGTCGGGCAAGATGCATTTCGTGGGCCCCGACCAGCTCCACGGGTTCGAGGAACGTCTGACGACCGACATCTATCCGGCCGATTTCGGCTGGACCCCCGATTACCGCAAGCCCGGCGAGCGGATCGAATGGTGGTATCACAACATGGGGTCGGTGACGGGATCGGGCGTGGCCGAGATCACGAACCAGATGGAATACGACGACGACGTGGCCCATTGCGCGAAATCCTGGATCTACGACGCCGCGCGGGGGCAGGATTCGCGCCCCTGGTGCCTGACGGCCAGCTTCACCCATCCCCACGATCCTTACGTGGCGCGTCGGGAATTCTGGGATCTCTACGAGGATTGCGACCATCTGATGCCGCAGGTCCCCGAGATGCCCTACGAGGATCACGATCCCCATTCGCAGCGCATCCTCGACGCGAACGATCGCGGGAATTTCGACGTGACGCCCGAGGATGTCCGCCGCTCGCGGCGGGCCTACTTCGCCAATATCAGTTATCTCGACGGCAAGATCGGCGAGATCCTGAAGGTCCTCGACGATACGGAACAGGAGGCGATCGTGCTCTTCGTCTCCGACCACGGCGACATGCTGGGCGAGCGGGGGCTGTGGTACAAGATGAGCTTCCTCGAAGGCTCGTCGCGCGTGCCGCTGATGATCTCGGCACCGGGGATGGAGGCGGGGCTCGACGAGACGCCCGTCTCGACCATCGACGTCTGCGCGACGCTCTGCGATCTGGCGGGCATCGATATCTCCGAACTTTCCCCGTGGACGACGGGCGAGACGCTCGTCCCGCTCGGGCAGGGCGGCTCGCGCGACAGCCCGGTCGCGATGGAATACGCGGCCGAAGGGTCCTACGCGCCCCTCGTCGCACTGCGGCAGGGACGCTGGAAATACACCGCCTGCGCGCTCGACCCTGAACAACTTTTCGATCTGGTTGACGATCCGCACGAACTCATCAACCTCGCGGCCCGTCCGGAACACGCCGAAACGCTGGAGAGGTTTCGCCGCGAAACCTCCCGCCGGTGGACCCTCGACCGCTTCGACGCGGAAGTGCGCGAAAGCCAGGCGCGCCGCTGGGTCACCTACGAGGCGCTCCGGCAGGGCGGATACTACCCATGGGACTATCAACCGCTGCGCGTCGCGTCGGAGCGGTACATGCGCAACCATATGGATCTGAACGTTCTGGAGGAGACCAAGCGCTTTCCAAGGGGCGCGTGA
- a CDS encoding lytic murein transglycosylase: protein MRLAFATLTLALAAGGASAQVSCGGSFDDFRAAMEQEAVARGTDPGVARDFFDGTRFDQRTIDADRRQGVFTLPFTDFARRLISNDRIERGRANAQRHDDVFDRVEREYGVSRGVLLAFWAFETDYGAVQGDFNTVNSLMTLAHDCRRPELFLPQVFAALELFRHGDLDPDTTTGAWAGEIGMVQMLPEDILENGVDGDGDGHVLLKTSVPDALMSGGKMLQSLGWRPNEPWLEEVTLPQDFDWAATGLETTRPVSEWRSLGVAARDGEFDRPDLPGSIILPQGRFGPAFVAYPNFDVYFEWNQSFTYVLTAAYFANRLDGAPVFDAGNPPPALSDGEMRALQERLAARGHDVGEIDGILGAGTRSAIRAEQSRLGMPVDAWPTRELLKAL, encoded by the coding sequence ATGCGTCTCGCATTCGCCACCCTGACCCTCGCCCTCGCAGCCGGAGGGGCGTCGGCGCAGGTCTCCTGCGGCGGCAGTTTCGACGATTTCCGCGCGGCGATGGAACAGGAGGCCGTCGCCCGCGGCACCGATCCGGGCGTCGCGCGCGACTTCTTCGACGGCACGCGCTTCGACCAGCGCACGATCGACGCGGATCGTCGGCAGGGGGTCTTCACCCTGCCCTTCACCGATTTCGCGCGCCGTCTGATCTCGAACGACCGGATCGAGCGCGGGCGCGCCAACGCGCAGCGCCACGACGACGTGTTCGACCGGGTGGAGCGCGAATACGGCGTCTCCCGCGGCGTGCTTCTCGCCTTCTGGGCGTTCGAGACGGATTACGGCGCTGTGCAGGGCGACTTCAACACGGTCAACTCGCTCATGACGCTGGCCCATGATTGCCGACGCCCCGAGCTCTTCCTGCCCCAGGTCTTCGCGGCGCTCGAACTCTTCCGGCATGGCGATCTCGACCCGGACACCACGACCGGGGCCTGGGCGGGCGAAATCGGGATGGTCCAGATGCTGCCCGAGGACATCCTCGAAAACGGCGTGGACGGCGATGGCGACGGTCATGTCCTGCTCAAGACATCGGTGCCCGACGCCTTGATGTCCGGCGGCAAGATGCTGCAATCGCTGGGCTGGCGGCCGAACGAGCCATGGCTCGAGGAAGTCACGCTGCCGCAGGATTTCGACTGGGCCGCGACGGGGCTCGAGACGACCCGCCCGGTGTCCGAATGGCGCTCGCTGGGTGTCGCGGCACGCGATGGCGAATTCGACCGGCCCGACCTGCCGGGCTCGATCATCCTGCCTCAGGGACGGTTCGGCCCCGCCTTCGTCGCCTATCCGAATTTCGACGTCTATTTTGAATGGAACCAGAGCTTTACCTATGTGCTGACGGCGGCCTACTTCGCCAATCGTCTCGACGGTGCGCCGGTCTTCGATGCCGGTAATCCTCCCCCCGCCCTGTCCGACGGCGAGATGCGCGCGCTTCAGGAGCGGCTGGCCGCACGCGGCCATGACGTGGGAGAAATCGACGGCATCCTGGGCGCGGGCACGCGGTCCGCGATCCGTGCCGAACAGAGCCGCCTCGGCATGCCCGTCGATGCATGGCCCACGCGCGAGCTTCTGAAGGCGCTCTGA
- a CDS encoding glutathione S-transferase family protein, protein MGKLIDGVWKDVWYDTESTGGAFERSTSDYRNWITPDGSPGPTGEGGFEAAPNRYHLYVSYACPWANRALFFLKLKQLEDIIDVSVVHPDMLGDGWTFDTDFDGTTGDKVYGLPFARDIYLRADPETTGRVTVPILWDLERETIVSNESADIIRMLNSAFDGITGNTDDYWPEDLQDEIDPINDRVYETVNNGVYKAGFATTQEAYEAAVFPLFDSLDWLESILAERRYLLGDRITEADWRLFSTLVRFDLVYHLHFKCNRKRIIDYPNLWAYTRELYQWQTPDGGTIADTVHFDHIVRHYHYSHDTINPNRIIPVNPDLDWWEPHGRDVALPVT, encoded by the coding sequence ATGGGCAAGCTGATCGACGGCGTCTGGAAGGACGTCTGGTACGACACCGAAAGCACCGGCGGCGCGTTCGAGAGATCGACCTCCGACTACCGCAACTGGATCACCCCCGACGGAAGCCCCGGCCCGACGGGCGAAGGCGGGTTCGAGGCCGCGCCGAACCGCTATCACCTCTACGTGTCCTATGCCTGTCCCTGGGCCAACCGTGCCCTCTTCTTCCTCAAGCTCAAGCAGCTCGAGGACATCATCGACGTGTCGGTCGTGCATCCCGACATGCTGGGCGACGGCTGGACCTTCGATACCGATTTCGACGGCACGACCGGCGACAAGGTCTACGGCCTGCCCTTCGCGCGCGACATCTACCTCCGGGCCGATCCGGAGACGACGGGCCGGGTCACCGTGCCGATCCTCTGGGATCTCGAACGCGAGACGATCGTGTCGAACGAATCGGCCGACATCATCCGCATGCTGAACTCGGCCTTCGACGGGATCACCGGCAATACCGACGATTACTGGCCCGAGGATCTGCAGGACGAGATCGACCCGATCAACGACCGCGTCTACGAAACGGTCAACAACGGCGTCTACAAGGCCGGCTTCGCCACCACGCAGGAAGCCTACGAGGCGGCGGTCTTTCCGCTCTTCGACAGTCTCGACTGGCTCGAATCGATCCTGGCCGAACGGCGCTACCTGCTGGGCGACAGGATCACCGAGGCCGACTGGCGGCTTTTCTCGACGCTGGTGCGGTTCGATCTGGTCTATCACCTGCACTTCAAGTGCAACCGCAAGCGCATCATCGACTACCCGAATCTCTGGGCCTACACGCGCGAGCTCTATCAGTGGCAGACGCCCGATGGCGGCACGATCGCCGACACGGTGCATTTCGACCATATCGTTCGGCACTACCATTACAGCCACGACACCATCAATCCGAACAGGATCATTCCGGTCAATCCGGACCTCGACTGGTGGGAGCCGCATGGGCGGGATGTCGCGCTGCCGGTGACGTGA
- a CDS encoding ribonuclease T2 family protein, with amino-acid sequence MFRMLLAALLVLPPAGHAQDRAGRFDYYVLSLSWSPTWCALTGRERGSPQCDEAAGFGWVLHGLWPQYETGYPEYCERVTRDPSRRETAAMADIMGDGGAAWHQWKKHGRCTGLPPETYFATSRAAFEAVRRPAALRDADRPLRLPARAVEEAFVAADSALFADGVTVTCRADRIQEVRICLDRDLAPRRCGADVIRDCTLSDALMELPR; translated from the coding sequence ATGTTCCGGATGCTTCTCGCCGCACTGCTCGTCCTTCCGCCGGCCGGTCACGCGCAGGACCGCGCGGGGCGGTTCGACTACTATGTGCTGTCGCTCTCGTGGTCGCCGACGTGGTGCGCGCTGACGGGGCGCGAGCGCGGCTCGCCGCAATGCGACGAGGCGGCAGGGTTCGGCTGGGTGCTGCACGGGCTCTGGCCGCAATACGAGACCGGTTACCCCGAATATTGCGAGCGCGTGACGCGCGACCCCTCGCGGCGCGAGACCGCGGCGATGGCCGATATCATGGGCGACGGAGGAGCCGCCTGGCATCAGTGGAAAAAGCACGGTCGGTGCACCGGCCTGCCGCCCGAGACGTATTTCGCCACCTCCCGCGCCGCGTTCGAGGCCGTCCGCCGCCCCGCCGCCCTGCGGGATGCGGATCGCCCCCTCCGGCTCCCCGCCCGCGCGGTGGAGGAGGCTTTCGTCGCGGCCGATTCTGCGCTCTTTGCGGATGGCGTGACGGTCACCTGCCGCGCGGACCGGATCCAGGAGGTGCGGATCTGCCTCGACCGTGATCTCGCGCCGCGGCGCTGCGGGGCGGACGTGATCCGCGACTGCACCCTTTCGGACGCCCTGATGGAGCTTCCGCGCTAG
- a CDS encoding DUF1013 domain-containing protein produces the protein MSDKPIMAKATAVWLVDNTTLTFKQVADFCSLHELEVQGIADGDVAAGVKGFDPVSNNQLTQDEIDRAEKDPTHRLKLKFNPAAVGEEKRRGPRYTPLSKRQDRPASILWLVKFHPELADAQISRLVGTTKPTIQAIRERTHWNINNIEPIDPVALGLCKQSELDQQVQKANAKRAREGQVMSDDERRKLVSTEQSLGGEAEPKMPSAISGLETFSLSNTGEELEETAHDVPDAESFFNLPNDEAEDETDTDDDDRGA, from the coding sequence ATGTCCGATAAACCGATCATGGCAAAGGCCACGGCCGTCTGGCTGGTCGACAACACGACCCTCACATTCAAGCAGGTGGCCGATTTCTGCAGCCTGCACGAGCTCGAGGTGCAGGGCATCGCCGATGGCGACGTGGCCGCCGGCGTGAAGGGGTTCGATCCGGTGTCGAACAACCAGCTCACGCAGGACGAGATCGACCGCGCCGAGAAGGACCCGACCCACAGGCTCAAGCTCAAGTTCAACCCCGCCGCTGTCGGCGAGGAGAAGCGTCGCGGACCGCGCTACACGCCGCTGTCCAAGCGTCAGGACCGCCCCGCCTCGATCCTGTGGCTGGTGAAGTTCCACCCCGAGCTTGCCGATGCGCAGATCAGCCGTCTCGTCGGCACGACGAAGCCCACGATCCAGGCGATCCGCGAGCGCACGCACTGGAACATCAACAACATCGAGCCGATCGACCCCGTCGCGCTTGGCCTGTGCAAGCAGAGCGAACTCGACCAGCAGGTCCAGAAGGCCAATGCCAAGCGCGCGCGCGAAGGTCAGGTCATGTCGGACGATGAGCGCCGCAAGCTCGTCTCGACCGAGCAGAGCCTCGGCGGCGAGGCCGAGCCGAAGATGCCTTCCGCGATCTCGGGGCTCGAGACGTTCAGCCTGTCGAATACCGGCGAGGAGCTCGAGGAGACGGCGCATGACGTGCCCGACGCCGAGAGTTTCTTCAACCTGCCGAACGACGAGGCGGAGGACGAGACCGATACGGACGATGACGACCGCGGCGCTTGA
- the acpS gene encoding holo-ACP synthase, protein MILGIGTDLANIDRIAGTLERFGDRFRNRVFTPREQAKAERRADVAGTYAKRWAAKEACSKALGTGLRMGIAWKDMAVTNLETGQPVMEVTGWAADRLAAMTPEGFEAVIHVSLTDDHPWAQAFVVIEARRLDAHRG, encoded by the coding sequence ATGATCCTCGGGATCGGCACGGACCTTGCCAATATCGACCGGATCGCCGGAACGCTCGAGCGGTTCGGCGACCGGTTCCGCAACCGGGTCTTCACGCCCCGCGAACAGGCCAAGGCCGAGCGGCGCGCCGATGTCGCCGGCACCTATGCCAAGCGCTGGGCCGCGAAGGAGGCCTGTTCCAAGGCGCTGGGAACCGGCCTGCGGATGGGCATCGCCTGGAAGGACATGGCGGTCACCAATCTCGAGACCGGCCAGCCGGTGATGGAGGTCACGGGCTGGGCGGCGGATCGTCTCGCCGCCATGACGCCCGAGGGGTTCGAGGCGGTCATCCACGTGAGCCTCACCGACGATCACCCGTGGGCGCAGGCCTTCGTCGTGATCGAGGCGCGACGTCTGGACGCGCACCGGGGCTGA